Proteins encoded together in one Diabrotica undecimpunctata isolate CICGRU chromosome 3, icDiaUnde3, whole genome shotgun sequence window:
- the LOC140435572 gene encoding cytochrome b5 domain-containing protein 1, giving the protein MNNDNDQLDKKWAYYAPFEVVIHNTPEDCWVSFLGKVFDITPIVERYRNERCVLPLLAMAGKDITEWFDEATGDIQHYIHPETGCRVPYCPHGPIPDVSVQVPATDWEPLDRPPWWMDEQYQIGLLTKRVRPLRVVNMVCPFFKEVLINVCSEDNFYRIEERYNLFNSDAASYTWRYKSKNIDMNKTMEENGILDERDTFTRLGLPQNYYVPSVFLYYNDDLKYCDFDDDECEPLPSDFGLCCLKSRF; this is encoded by the exons ATGAATAACGATAATGATCAATTAGATAAAAAATGGGCATATTACGCCCCTTTCGAAGTAGTAATACACAATACCCCAGAAGATTGTTGGGTCTCCTTTCTTGGTAAAGTTTTTGATATAACTCCGATAGTTGAACGATACAGAAATGAAAGATGTGTACTTCCTCTATTGGCAATGGCAGGAAAGGATATCACTGAATGGTTTGATGAAGCTACCGGAGATATTCAACATTATATTCACCCTGAGACTGGATGCCGTGTGCCGTACTGTCCTCATGGACCTATTCCCGATGTTAGTGTCCAAGTGCCTGCTACAGATTGGGAGCCGTTAGATAGACCGCCTTGGTGGATGGACGAACA ATACCAAATAGGTTTGTTAACCAAAAGAGTACGACCATTACGAGTTGTAAATATGGTTTGTCCATTTTTTAAAGAAGTATTAATAAATGTTTGCAGTGAAGATAATTTTTACAGGATTGAAGAGCGATACAATTTATTTAACAGCGATGCAGCCAGCTATACATGGAG GTATAAGTCTAAAAATATAGACATGAATAAAACGATGGAAGAAAACGGCATTTTAGATGAACGAGACACATTTACACGTTTGGGATTACCCCAAAATTATTATGTACCAAGCGTTTTTCTCTActataatgatgatttaaaataCTGCGATTTCGATGACGATGAATGTGAACCCTTACCATCAGATTTTGGATTGTGTTGTTTAAAATCacgattttaa